In Juglans regia cultivar Chandler chromosome 13, Walnut 2.0, whole genome shotgun sequence, the DNA window agtgaatagtagctgatgtatagcaaagttcattaattaatatcagTATAATTCCTTATAATTgagggggggaaaaaaaaacatgcatgtatTTTAATGAAAATGGTGATGGAAAATAATTGAGTTATCCTCTTTTAGTGGAGATTGAGGTGGTCTAATTAGAGCTCACCTTTGTGTGCTTATATCTTATTTAGCCAATAAGCTTGTTTCTCAAATGAGCAGATCTTGAGGCTCATAGGCAACTTTCCTATCAAGTGTCTAaacttgtttttcaaaaacatctcatctcatctcatctcatctcacctcatcattacaactttcccaaatctccacacaaaataaaataaataattcaactttttcaaatcccaaaacaataataatattaaaaaatatattttaataatattttattcaactttttaactttaatctcaactcatctcatctcatctcatctctgaaaacaaacgagccctaaactGCCCTTCTTGATCTGATGCTTACTACATGTGGAACAGAAGACCTTGTAGTAAATCAAAGAAGCATCATAGGCAGGGAATTAGGCAAAAAAAAATGACCAATTATGCCTTCTAAAAGGTCATTCTTATTCATGCGTATTGAATTAGGCTTGACCCCACTCAAATCCGCTTTAAATTCAAACCCTCTTTTCAAAATCTTCGTAAGACATGAGAGATTGATAGCCCGGAAGTGGTCACATCTGGTGGCAGCATGGTCATATTCCGGCGAGGCTGACCACCATACCTTTCAAGTGGGGGGAGCATAGGACAGTATAAGTGCAAAGGATATTTTAGAATGTGCTGTAGAGCATCAATCAGTTCCCTCCTTACTTTTCCTTCCCCATAAATAATGTCATGATGTGCTTCCATTGAAACACCCTTACAAGGAAGGCTTCACACATCAGATagaaccacttccttttttctctctcaaaaatCAAGGCACAGAgtgagagtgtgtgtgtgtgagagagagagagagagagaagatggtGAAGTTCTCTAAGCAGTTTGAGGGCCAGCTTGTGCCTGAATGGAAATACGCTTATGTTGATTATTGGCAACTCAAGAAAGACATCAAAAAAATCCATCTCCCTAACATTGACAACACACCCACCTTGGAACAGAACAACTCTTTACCCAACACCCTCTTTTCCTCCCTTATGAGCTTCTCTTTATTTGGCCACCAACATAGAAACCATGAAGCAATTCATGTACTATTTTCTCTCTTATCTATTCCTACTTTACACActatatatcatttatatatgtttattatttattgatatgCATGGACTAATGTGGTCTAGACTCTACTATCAGGTTCATAAGAAACTCTCTTCATCGGCAAGTAAGGGGGATATGTATGAGACTGAACTGCTTGATCAGTTTGCGGATACTGATGCTACCAAAGAATTTTTTGCATGCTTGGACCTGCAACTTAACAAAGTGAATCAGTTCTACaaagaaagggagaaagagTTCCTGGATAGAGGGGAGTCCACCAAGAAACAAATAGAGATCCTGCTTGAGCTCAAAACAGCATTGCAACAACAGGGCAAAGGAGCTATTGCCTCGGAGGATTCCTCTATTTCATGCACCATATCAAGTGGTACATAATCAACTTTGTCTCTTTCAATTGCAatcaagatgattttttttttccctaaagaAGTGCTTCAACTTTGACCTGTGGTAATTCAAAGGGATCCTCACATGATTCATTCCTGTCGTTTACTTGTCATGCATGATATCCCATTTGTTAGGTCAACAGAATATATACATGCACACAAATATGCATTCCCATAATATGCTTTCCCATGTACAGCCCACATTTTTTAGTTAGTTACAGACTTACAGTAATCTGAAACAACATAACTTCAGTTATACCATAATCACATGATTTTTCACCACTTTTTGGCAAAGAATCAGAAACAAATCAATCTAGTTTAATTAATGATCTGTATCTTATCTCGGTCACATGGCTGCTACAGATGAGGAATCTGTCAAGGACAGAACTGAAGAAGAACAGCTGCAAGACAACAGAGCAGATGACACAGAGAAATATGATGTCCCATTTACGAAGTCTCCTAGATCAGATGACATGGGCAAATCGATGCGgatgaaaaaagaagatgagaaaatgaGGACACTCTCAGGACCTGTTATCAATTGCCAAGGAAAGAACTTGAGGATAAACATTCCTCTGACAACACCCTCTCGCACCTTCTCTGCAATTAGTTATTTAGTCTGGGAAGATTTGATGAATCCGTCTTCAAAAAAATGCGGTCCAGAAGGCAGTAAGCTTCATGTTAACCGAACAAAGTTGCATCATGCAGAGAAGATGATCAGAGGAGCTTTTGTTGAGATCTACAAAGGGTTAGGCTATCTCAAATCTTACAGGTATAATACTCAAAACGTCCAATGCTTAAAAAAGTCTTCAAAAGTttaaaaagctaagaaatccgAGCTTTActgtttgattttgattttagtgAGGATCTTACGTGTTCTccacaatcaaaatgatttcagGAACTTGAACATTCTAGCTTTTATAAAGATTTTGAAGAAGTTCGACAAAGTAAGTTAGATGGGCGACTTTTAAAGTTTCCTTTAAATCTTCCATTATCTATGTTGGCATATGtgaaggaaaaatgatttatcttGGTTTTTTCTTTCAGGTCACTGGAAAACAAGTTCTTCCCATTTATCTCAAAGTAGTAGAGAGCTCCTATTTCAACAGTTCAGACAAGGTAAAATCATTGGGCCAAAGAAAAGACTACCAACCGAAATATCTTATTTCTTTATCCTGCTTTCCACGGTAAAAGAACAACCTTGCATGATATTATGATTGGATCATGTTAAGATGTTGGCCACCATCCATCCTTTCATCTGAAGATTTGGAGACAATGCCAAGTGGGCATTGATCCTATACTTCGTGTGTGCAAAAAACGGATGGCCTTGGATTCATATAAATCGAACTTAGATATTCTTTGTCTGACAACTTACAGTTTGAGAACCACTTAGGCTtgtttggaaagtgagatgaaatgataattttgtgaataacagtaaaatagtttgtgaataatagtgagatagtttaagttgagtatttttttgggttttggaaaatgagagaaaaaaaagttgaataaaaaatattataaagttaaaatattattagaatatagttttataatattatttttgtttgaaaatttgaaaaaattgaattattttttatttcttatttgaaagtttggaaaaattataatgattagtttgaaaatgtttttatttgaattatgtttgggaatgagatatgatgagaattttgagatgagatctatttccaaacaagtttGCTTATAGTCTCAGAAATGACAGGTGATGAAATTAGAGGATGAAGTTGAAGAACTATTTATTAAACACTTTGCCGAAGAAGACCGCAGAAAGGCCATGAAATACCTTAAGCCACAACAGCATAAAGACTCGCACTCTGTTACCTTCTTCATTGGTGAGTTATTTAGATAATCCAGAAAGCATTTTCTTTAAGTGACATTATTTAGATAATCAACCATTGGTTGGAGAGCTTTAAGCTTGTTCACTTTTCAACCAAAATTGGATTtaaagaaacccaaaaaaaaaaaaaaaaggacccaTGTGGCCACTAAGCTTTGAAATAGTCAGTGGCTGGTCCATTTTTTTGGGTGGATGATAAAGCACCCTGTCCCATGCTAATTGCTAAGCCATAGTTAATGTTTGGGTCAATTTAAGTGTAAAAGATAGAACCTTAAAAAGCCCATCAACAACTACAGGGCAGCACTGATCAGTTTCCCAAGTGCGGTACCCAAGTATGTTGCATGGACGCCTGAAATGAGTGCAAGCACCCATGCATGACGTGAGCTTTTGACACTAGGATGATTCCATGTCTTCCCCTGAAACACCATCAACTTCCCTTCAAATTATTCAAACATTGACTATTGTAATACACCATAGGTTTGCCTATGCTTCTGTTCACATAAAGTTCATTGAATAGAACAGCTGAACATCCGCTGGTCACGCCTGTGGTAATTGAAAGTTTAGGGTATACTATGAATCATCATTCTAATCATCATCTCGTAATGTGATACCAAATGAAGAAAGAACTATTTCATGTTATCTTCACTTAGCTATCAATTATTTGATGTCACATCAGAAATGATGAAAGGATGATGATCAAAAGATGACGAAAATAATTTCTCGTCGAAGAATAACTGATCCTTGATtactgaaaaaataataaacaaaataatcacAACATTAAAACTCCATTACTCAAAAATTGATACAATTTCATTTAATCTCTTCAAATACAATCAGGGCTATTCACTGGATGTTTCTTGGTGCTTTTTGCCGGATATGTTATTATGGCTCGCATGATGCATGTGTACAGACCGGCATCACATTCAGTTTACATGGAGACAGTCTATCCTGTATTCAGGCGAGTACCTCACCTCTGCATAAGATTTCTTAAAACACCATTCATTATGCAAAATCAGATTTGCATAATCTGTGAAAAGCGGCTAACAAAACAAACTTGCCATTTTGCAGTATGTTCAGCCTGCTGTTTTTACACTTCTTTCTGTATGGCTGCAATGTTTTTGCATGGAGAAAGGCTCGTATAAACTACAGCTTCATCTTCGAGCTAAATCCAACCAAGGAGCTTAAGTACAGAGATGTTTTCTTGATCTGTACCACCTCACTGACTGCTGTGATGGGGGTCATGTTTGTTCATATGTCACTAATAGCTAATGGGCATTCTTATGAGCAAGTCAAAGCTATCCCTGGTCTTCTGTTAttggtaattttttgttaaagatCTAGGAGATAGAAATGCATAGTTGAACAGGTCTTTATTTGTTCAATATTCTTCTCTTACAGATAACTGACCATTAAATTGACCATCTTCTGAATGACAGGTCTTCTTGGCTTTACTTGTGTGCCCCTTTAATATTTTCTATCAATCAAGCCGTTATCGTTTCCTTAGTGTGATAAGGAACATCATTTTATCACCTCTCTACAAGGTACCACATTACTTCAACACTCCATCATCTTTATATCACATTAAGATCATTCAGATACGCTtataaacattttcttttaataatatatattatataaaaaattgtcattCTAATTCATTTATCTTATTCTCTGCAGGTTGTCATGCTGGACTTTTTCATGGCTGATCAACTATGTAGTCAGGTTGGTTTCAGCACCAAATAAGAGCAACAAAACTTGGGAAACCTTAAAGAGTCTAAATAATCATTAGGTGCCTCAAACCTcatagattaacaaaatgctttGCTATCTTAAATAGGTACCAATGCTCAGAAATCTAGAATATGTGGCGTGTTACTATATAACTGGGAGCTATAAAACTGAGGACTATATGCATTGCAAGGAGGCCAGGCATTACCGGGATCTTGTTTATGCAGTTTCTTTCCTACCATATTACTGGAGGGCAATGCAGGTACAGTATTAATCTCTCCAGTTCACCCTAAATTAGTTCCTTGATTTTCATAAACTGTATCAGATTATATGTTCATCTCCTTTTCTCAATAATCAATTTACCTGAACTTGCAGTGTGCCCGGCGGTGGTTCGATGAGGGCCAGACAAGCCACCTTGTCAATCTAGGCAAATATGTATCAGCCATGTTCGCAGCAGGAGCAAAAGTGGCCTATGAGAAAGATGGTGGTGCTGGATGGCTCTGTCTTCTTGTGGTCATGTCCAGTGCTGCAACAGTGTACCAATTGTATTGGGACTTTGTAAAGGACTGGGGTTTGCTCCAAATGAATTCCAAGAACCCCTGGCTTAGGAATGAATTAATGCTTCGGCAAAAGTTCATTTACTACTTGTCTATGGTATATGCCGTGGCCCTTTTCTCTCCTAACTTGGGAAATTTTAGTCAGAGTCTACGGGCCATTGGCATACAATTGGCACCTCCTCCAACTCCTAGATATTAGCACCCACCAAGTGATTCTGATCAGACAATCAACTTGGATATCTTagatatgaagaaaaaacacCACAAGGTGGACAATGAACATATTTTAAACATagataaatttttactattgaAAGTAAGATTCTCAAAATAGTCCATTGAAGACAAGATCAGAACAAAGAATTAGACGTTTTCTGAGACTAAATAAACATTTAGAAATCTTGACTACTTTCTGGGTATATAAGATTTAGGCCCTTTCATTTTTAAAGCCAGATTTGAGTGAAACTTTGGTATGCCATGCAGGGATTAAACCTTATTCTCAGGCTTGCTTGGTTGCAAACTGTTCTTCACTCAAAATTTGAACATGTTGATGATGGAGTCACTTACCTATTTTTAGCAGCCCTTGAAGTCACTAGGAGAGGGCTGTGGAATTTTTTCAGGTAATATGACcttcaaatattaattattttgaatttttttttacaatagcCTTTAGTGGCATCAAAATTGACATTGTAAAACTTGTATCCTTTTCAGCGTTCTAATGAACAATTGTTCAAATTGTCCAGGTTGGAGAATGAGCATCTAAATAATGCGGGCAAGTTTAGAGCAGTTAAGACAATACCACTTCCTTTTCATGAAGTGGATGTGGAAGATTAATACCCATTGGCAACAATTGCTTATGGAATTGGATTCGGGGGGTCATAAATGTTCTTTGGACAAATACATCTGAGAAGAACCTTGTTGTTCTCAGTCAAGTCGATGCAAAAGGACATCCACTTTATCCATTGGTCATTGGATTATGGGAACAAGGTTCATACttgaatacaaaatttttattcgaCAATGAAGAGAAAAGTCGTGCAAAAGCACAGTTGTCTTCACAACTAGTTGACACAATGTTACAAATGTCTATCTTTCTCCTCTGCTTACACAATACCAAGCTTGAAACAACACAAATTTGGCATCCTTCCAATACACTTGTGGAAATAAATCCATGAAAAACATGTAAAttgtttattgatggttatGAAGTATTCTGATCAAAGATTTGTAGTGCAAAGGAAAAAGTCCAGATATTTCCCAAATTGATAGATAAAAGTTGTAATTGCTGTCTACATTGAGATTGTCACCAAGAAAAAGGAAGCAAATGAAAAGGCTAcccgaaaaagaaaaagaaatcatcaCTGAAAATAACTAGACAAACATGAGATGAGATCACTTAATGAATGTCTTGTACATGGAAGAAAGTATAAATAAGATCATTTGAGATACGACACAAAACTACTTGATTTGTAATGGAAgcaaaacattaaaataatagaaCTTGATTTCCAAGAGATTTTGAATTCCAAATCTCCCGTGAATTTAACAATTACTTTTCCACTTTGGAAGTGTCTGGCTGCAATTCCCAAATAAGCATTTTACATTTCTTGTTTAAGACAAAATACAGAAGAGAAAAGGACAGTAAACAGTTGCTAACATTTTGCATTTTGTCCTTGTGAAATGGAGACAATCCTCAAACAAAGATAGACAGCCTCAGAGCCAACCGGTTTATCAACCAATAAAGGTGAGGGGGaactatgaaaagaaaaaaaaaaaaacagaaaaagatcGAAGCCACTTGAGCAAATAATCAGTCTCATCAATGCACAACAAAAGCACCCTGCTTGCTGTGCAACCTAATGCTCTCTATTTTTATCAATGGTTGAGCCTGAATACACTGTATTTTAAAACAGGGAAATCCAGTTGTGGGAAATGCAACGATGCATAAGAATTTCAGCATTATATGCAGATGTCAGCCATAAACCGTGAAATAGTCTATACAATGCTCCTTGTTAAAGATGGAAAAGGATCATGACATTGGATATAAAAACCAATCCAAagctgttttctttttcaaatttctaatcaTAAACCCTTCCATATCTAAGCAAAAGAGTGTGTGAATCAGTGATTACCAAAGTAAATGCCAAAACTGAGCAGAGAACAAACCTTGAGGCAGCCAAGGGTGACTTCTCACTCCATTGTAACAACACCTCCTGAACAAACTTTCCAGTTTTTAGCCAATCGATTACATGGATAAAATGCTAAGATGTAACAAATGGGTCCTCTTGGGCCTCTGTTCAAAAGCAGAACGAAGTCCAGCAACACCTCCACGTGCTTGTCGCGTGACAACTAGAGGACAGTAAGGTCTCAAGTTTTCCCACATTGTTCGTGATGTCAGGCGTCAGTTTTCAATCTTCTCTCGGCTTGGATGGCCGCCTCCGGCATATTGTAATgggggtagtgataggcttactacctatctactacccatctactacttgtagtatttttatttttttatcattttattttaaatatttttttaacatccttaatcattaagaaaaaattaaaaaaatatataaatttactaattatcacttccttaactattaagtaaaataaaaaattataaaaaaaatcaaatataaaaaaaatagtaaatgagtagtaagagggtagtaaccctatcattttccttgtaaTGGACCCTTGttctataattaattttcttaaattgtgCTGACTACTTCGAGGGAGTCAGGCCTCTAGAAAAGTGAtctagagagagatagagataaaTAACACTTGAATACTTGTAACGTCCCGatcccgaaggtccggagagttagctcttaatacttaaaatttacttaaataacacaattataaaattcagaaatttcataaaatattaatccacttaatcaaaccaaaaatctaagttcctctatgacgacaataaagaaatccccaataacataaattagaaattctctaaaaactcgaaaacatcctcaactcatcaaaacaaatacccgaaaaataaatcagtttactaactacgacccttaaataagcatttgtaccctcagacacttattccactatgatcatcacaccttgctaaactttctactcttgttctccagctgaatcatcaaaattatctgaaaaatatatggagataaggggtgagttatcaacaactcagtaagcagaggacatatactagtgtgtaaacatgagcatttacagaaattagaatgcagaacaaaatattttctttcagaatgcagaatcagaataatgttttcaaaatacaaCGTCAGAACATGTTACCATAAATATCAGAGCGatagttcgaaaatattcataatcaaaatctctttggcatagcataaactgaaacatcacatcttatcttgtcatatcagaacaaataccatgtttaacccccgtggtagagttgtgcaaaccccagtagctaaccgagcagaaacagaaacataatgtgaatcttccccttattcattctcggagccccgagtgtgcatataggaaagaccacgcagaaaaccactttatttccaaagtgggtgcaccaaaaacagaaaagttggtaccaacccgaacagaggccacagttttaca includes these proteins:
- the LOC109004332 gene encoding phosphate transporter PHO1 homolog 1-like, whose amino-acid sequence is MVKFSKQFEGQLVPEWKYAYVDYWQLKKDIKKIHLPNIDNTPTLEQNNSLPNTLFSSLMSFSLFGHQHRNHEAIHVHKKLSSSASKGDMYETELLDQFADTDATKEFFACLDLQLNKVNQFYKEREKEFLDRGESTKKQIEILLELKTALQQQGKGAIASEDSSISCTISSDEESVKDRTEEEQLQDNRADDTEKYDVPFTKSPRSDDMGKSMRMKKEDEKMRTLSGPVINCQGKNLRINIPLTTPSRTFSAISYLVWEDLMNPSSKKCGPEGSKLHVNRTKLHHAEKMIRGAFVEIYKGLGYLKSYRNLNILAFIKILKKFDKVTGKQVLPIYLKVVESSYFNSSDKVMKLEDEVEELFIKHFAEEDRRKAMKYLKPQQHKDSHSVTFFIGLFTGCFLVLFAGYVIMARMMHVYRPASHSVYMETVYPVFSMFSLLFLHFFLYGCNVFAWRKARINYSFIFELNPTKELKYRDVFLICTTSLTAVMGVMFVHMSLIANGHSYEQVKAIPGLLLLVFLALLVCPFNIFYQSSRYRFLSVIRNIILSPLYKVVMLDFFMADQLCSQVPMLRNLEYVACYYITGSYKTEDYMHCKEARHYRDLVYAVSFLPYYWRAMQCARRWFDEGQTSHLVNLGKYVSAMFAAGAKVAYEKDGGAGWLCLLVVMSSAATVYQLYWDFVKDWGLLQMNSKNPWLRNELMLRQKFIYYLSMGLNLILRLAWLQTVLHSKFEHVDDGVTYLFLAALEVTRRGLWNFFRLENEHLNNAGKFRAVKTIPLPFHEVDVED